The region CCTATCCGGTCGCACATATCGATCCCGTCTTTTACCTCCATGAGGCAGCCGACGCCGATGATCGCCTGCGGACGATACTTCTTGACCATCCGCTTGATGAACGTCGATCCCGGGACGATGAAGACGCGATACCCGAGCCCTTCCAGCCACGCCGTGTTCTCTCCGACCGTGCATCGGCCGCAGTTCCGGCACTTCAGGCCCTCCGGCGTCAGGTGTGCCGGACACTGCGCCGACCGAAGGCATTGGGGCAGGAAGACCGCACGCTGTTCCACCGGGGTATCGGAGAAGGCCTTCGTGTTCATGGTGTTCCGGAGCGTTATGAAGAACGTGATGAGGTCCTTATCGTCCAGCCCGAGGAGTTTGCAGAACGCTTTCACAAGCCCCTCTAAGAAGACCATGCCGGGTATCAGGATCCTTGGGAGGTAGGACTTCCCCCTCGTGATCGAGGCGGTGGCGATGATTGCGAGGGCTATCGCCGCAAGCACCATCCCGAGGATGAGGAAGAACGTTACCTCCCCGATAAGGGTCATCAGCCCGACCCAGATCCCGGAGTCGAAGAACGTCATCGCTGGGCCCCCTCCCCTTTCCCGACAAGCCGGAACGACTCGGCATACGGCGGACGGAGCACTCCGATCTCGGTGATGATCGCATCGACGAGGTCGAGAGGGGTGGCGTCGAAGGCGTAGTTGAGCACGTTCACCCCATCGGGCGCGAGCATTCGTTCGCCGCAGTACGCAAGTTCGGCCCGGTCGCGCTCCTCGACGGTGATGTCCTTCTCGGTCCGGGCGAGGTCGAACGTGGAGACGGGCGCCGCGACGTAGAACGGTATCCCGTGATGGTGGGCGGAAACGGCATGCATATACGTCCCGATCTTGTTGAAGACCGCATCCCTTGTGATCCGGTCCGCGCCGACGATGACGAGGTCGATCTTTCCCTTCCGCATCAGGTACGCGGCCGAAGAGTCGGGGATGAGGGTCACGTCGATCTTGTCCCGCGCGAGTTCCCAGCAGGTGAGCCGGGACCCTTGGTTCAGGGGCCTGGTCTCGCAGGCGATCACCCGGACGTTCTTTCCGGCAGCGACCGCCGACCTGATCATTCCAAGCGCCGTTCCCCAGCACCGGCAGGCGAGCGCTCCTGCGTTGCAGTGGGTGAGCACGGTGCACTCGGCCGGGAAGAGTTCTTCACCGAACGCGCCGAGCCTCCGGCAGGTCAGTTCATCCTCTTCGGCGACGGCGTTTGCCTCGGCGACTGCTATGGCCTTCGCCTCAGCGACCGATGCGGCCATCGCCACCTTTCTTGCCACGCGGTCGATCCCCCATGCGAGGTTGACCGCAGTCGGGCGGGTGCTCTTGAGCAGGTCTGCGGCCCGACGGATCTCGCCGAGGAACCGACCCAGATCCGTCTCGGTGCTCCGCACGGCCGCGAGCGCCACGCCCATCGCACCGGCGATGCCGAGCGCCGGGGCCCCCCGGACCTCAAGCCTCCGGATAGCCCGGGCGAGGTCTTCGACGGTGGTGCACCGCATCTGCTCGTACCTGCCGGGGAGGAGGGTCTGGTCGATGTAGACGATGCTCTCGGTCTCCGCGTCCCACGCGATGGTGTAGGGGTCTGGCATGCTCATCCCGCCCTGACCGCGTCGAGGTACGCCCGCATCGCCGCCGCTTCGCCCGTGGCGACGGAATCGGGGATGTCCTTCGGCGCGGTAGCGGTCCCTGCGACGTAGATCCCCGGCTTTACCGTGAGCACGGGACCGACTTTCTGGTCGGCGACGCCGAAGAACCCGGTCTCGTCTTGCGGGATCCCGAGCATCCGGGCGATCTCCTCCGCTCCGTTGGCAG is a window of Methanoculleus sp. 7T DNA encoding:
- a CDS encoding DUF116 domain-containing protein encodes the protein MTFFDSGIWVGLMTLIGEVTFFLILGMVLAAIALAIIATASITRGKSYLPRILIPGMVFLEGLVKAFCKLLGLDDKDLITFFITLRNTMNTKAFSDTPVEQRAVFLPQCLRSAQCPAHLTPEGLKCRNCGRCTVGENTAWLEGLGYRVFIVPGSTFIKRMVKKYRPQAIIGVGCLMEVKDGIDMCDRIGLTAIGVVNLKDGCVETIADWTGVRDAALLGVEASLGPVDFHGSAE
- the mtnA gene encoding S-methyl-5-thioribose-1-phosphate isomerase, producing the protein MPDPYTIAWDAETESIVYIDQTLLPGRYEQMRCTTVEDLARAIRRLEVRGAPALGIAGAMGVALAAVRSTETDLGRFLGEIRRAADLLKSTRPTAVNLAWGIDRVARKVAMAASVAEAKAIAVAEANAVAEEDELTCRRLGAFGEELFPAECTVLTHCNAGALACRCWGTALGMIRSAVAAGKNVRVIACETRPLNQGSRLTCWELARDKIDVTLIPDSSAAYLMRKGKIDLVIVGADRITRDAVFNKIGTYMHAVSAHHHGIPFYVAAPVSTFDLARTEKDITVEERDRAELAYCGERMLAPDGVNVLNYAFDATPLDLVDAIITEIGVLRPPYAESFRLVGKGEGAQR